In Sphaerospermopsis torques-reginae ITEP-024, the genomic window GCTCTTTTAGAAAAGAAAAAATCTGGCTATAAATCAGATAAGATTGCTAAAGATGTAACTAAATGGGGAGATAATGCAGGTGAAGATGCACTAAAAAAAGCGGCTGAACTAGGATTATTGCCTGTAAGTAATGCAGAAGAGTTTGCTATATCTGAAGGTTTAAAAGCTACCTATCTGAGTTATCGAGAAGCAGGTTTAAGCCCTAAAGAAGTTTGGGATAAAATCGCTCATCACACTGGAATTTCTGACCATCAACGTCTGGCACTTGAACCATTTAATGGTCAGTATGGACGACCTTTATTTGCAGCAAAAGCGGCTATTCATGGACTTGAAGGTATTAACGAAGCTCTGAAAGAGTCTTTTCAATTAAGAAATAACAGTACAGAAACTTCTGAAGAAATAGAAGTATCTGAAGAAATGATTTTAGCAGTTAACAGAATGGTAAATTTACCTTTTGCTACTCAGCTAATTGGAATTAATGAATTAGATGCTTATGTAGAAGCTAATCCTAGACAAAGATGTTCTTTAGGTTCTACATCTAGTGAAATAGATGAATTAATTTCCGCAAATATGCCTCCTGGAACAAAAGTACAGGCTTTTTCTAATCGTTTACCAGGTGGTATTAGTGCTGAACCAAAAAGACAAGCAGATTCTATTGCTGCGTTAGCTTATCAAGTGATGACAGTAGGTGCAAAATTCCCTAAAGTTAGCAAACAAGAACCTCTTTATTTACATTTAGCATTACCTAAAGGTTCTGCTCCTGAACTTTTGAGAATTTGGCGCGAATTTATAGAAGAACTTTCACATACAAATGCTGAGGGGGGTCCTGTTACTGTTGATCAATTACAACTTTATCGAGATTACAAACTTGAATTTAAAGCTAATAAAGTAGTTGGTGTAGCATTACCTAAACGACCAGATTTTATTCATACATCTGTGATTAGTGCTTTAGTTTGGGGAGATGTTAATGCTTCTTTAGCTTTACTAAAATCACTGAGGTTAGGATTAGAAATATCTTTATCTTTAGATATTGGTTTTCCTTTTACTTTAAGCAGCAATATGGAGGTAGATTTATTTGATGATGTGTATGGCAGAGTTGAAGGTATTCCTGCTGCACTGCAACCATTACTGGGAAATGGACAATATAAACGTTTTAAGAATAAAAAAACTCAGGAAGATAGGAATATTCTCAGTGCAGAAGAAATTCTCGAAAGATTACGTTGTCTTGGAGAATTAGCAATATCTGTTGCCAGCATTCAGAAATCTGATGATTGTTTGTATGATTTGGCTCGTGCTTGTGATAGACCAATTGAACTTTACTTTGTTTTGTTACGTTGGATTTTACGAGAACAAGATGAACCAAATTTTCGACTTATTTGGAGTCGAATTTCTACACCATTAAATACTTTAATGAAAAGCCTTATGTCTGACAACACACTATTAACTCAATATCTCAAAGAATCTGCAAAAATCGCATCTGAAGCGAAACTTTGGGGAAGTTCACGGGATAAACGTACATCCTTAGTAGAACCTTTTGCGAAATTTATAGCAGCAGTACGTTCTCATAAATCCTATATGGACTTAGATTTAATGTTTGCTGCTTTGGTACAGCAATATCATACTCGATTAGATAGAATTCGTGAACATGGAGTTCGTAAAACTAAGTATGAATACCTGAAACAATACTATGGGATTTTAAGAAAGATTTATGAAGAGGTTTACCAACAACGTCCAGAAAAACTTTTATCTGACCACAAAACTTTGGAAGCAGCTTATCTATTCTTTTTTGAAGAAGCTGATGCTGTACTAAGAAGCACGTCTGATAATAAATCTGTCGAAACAAATACAACTGTTTAATTAACTAGGAGTTTATCATGTCAATTCAAAAGCTTTCCCCTGTTCTTGCAACCACCTATGAAAATTTCCCCAAAGGTCGGTTTATTACCTTAATTGTTCTCAGAACAACTCACTCAGAAACGATTTTTCGCACAGAAGGTTCTGGTGAATCAATGTGTAACGAGTTTGTTCAAGCTGGTGTGAATAATGATAATATTATTCAACGTTTGGTGATGACTAAACGTAAACAAGTAGCACCAGAAAGACGTTATGGAAGGGAACATTTAAGAGCGCATGATCTTTTATTCACTAACATCAAAGATAACTCTATTTGTTCCTTAAATACTAATGCACCTTGTGAAATGTGTGTAGATTGTTTCCTTTATGGTTTTGCTGCTGGTGGAGGTGGCGCACAAAAAAGTCGTATTTGGACTGAGGACGCTTTTAGTATTTTATCTGCTACTGATGTAGTAGGCGATCGCACTATTAACGCCATCTATGAAAACGGCACAATGCGAGATGAAAAAGGCAATCCTTCCACCGCTTTAAATACCAGCGAATACATCAAACCAGGAGTTCATTTTTTAGATGTTGTCACCCTCAAAGATGTAACTGCTGATGAACTGCGGTACATTGTTGGAAATATTCTTTTTACCAGTCGTTATGGTGCTGTTTCTAGTCGTGTAGGAAGGATGGAAAATCAAATATTAGGTGTTTTTGGCAGTATTACAGAATTGCCTAGTTCTTTGGAACTTGTACAAGCTACCTATGATACGTTAGGTGAACCTTTAGAACATCCTTTAAATATTCATCGAGTCATTGCAGCAACGAAACAAGTAATTACCAACTGGCAAAATAGAAGAGGGGTTTCTGTGCAACTATCAGATGAAGAATTAACAAATTTAATTACTGATGTAGAAACCCATTGGTCAGAAGCAGAACGTGATACTTTTCTCAAACGTTTAAGTCAATCCTATGAACCTTTCCGTCAAGTTGCACCTGAAAAAAACAAAGGCAAAGGTAAAGGTAAAAACAAAAATACTCCAGTTGAAGTAGAGAGTTAAATTATGTCAACAATTCCTTTTTCACAGGCAAAACTTATTGAATTACACTGTCTTGAACCAGTCTTTTTTGCCTCTAGGGAGTTGTCTGATACCTATTACACTGAGGGGTTACTTGGGAATTATGCTTTAACCTATGCTTTAGGTTGGGTAAATTCCCCCTATCGTCTCCAAGGTCAGGCTACAGGACGACCAACCTACAAAGAAGATTTCCAAGCAATAGCGTCATCTTGCTACATTTTACCAGCTTCACCAATAGGCAGAATTACATTTAGATTTGAAAGATTTAACGCTCTTTCTGATGCTTATTGGTACACCATGACTAATAACCGTGTAGCAACTGCTAGAGAAGATTTACCATTACAACGTCAAGGTACAAAACCTAGTTCATTTAGAGCAAGTAATTTTCCCCAAACAGGAAGATTACGCATGATTGAAAGGGGTAATAAATTCCAAACATTAGTATTTGGAAATCAACAATTACCAGATTATATTCGTCTGGGAAAATTCGCTAGTAAAGTGAAAGTAAATGTTTTAAAAGAGTTACCTGTAACTTTACTTCCAGAAGGTGAATATAAAAGTCAACATTATCTAAATGTTGCTGATTTACCAACACAAATAGAAGTATTTGCTTTTGATTTAATCTCTATACCTCCTGCACCAATATTAAAAAATCTTCATTTTCGGGGTGCAGCTTGGCAAATTGGCGAAATGATTGTACCAGCAGGTTTACATTATTGTGGTAGAGAAAACGGAAATGAGTAATCAAAAATTAGTTATCAGGTTAGAAGATCGGAGTATTTCAGCTTGTGCATCTCCACCAAGTGAATTATCTTTCATGGGTGAGAAACCACTACAACATCAAATTGATGTATTTGAAAAATCAAAAGATGCTGATATTATCCTTGATTTAGCACCCACAGGTACAGGTAAAACTAAAGCTGGACTCACAGTTTTATTACATCAACCAACAAAAAGTGCTGTTTATATCGCTCCAACTAATGCTTTAATTGAACAACAAACAGAAGCAGCACAAAAGTTTATTAATGATGCAAATTTAACTCATGTAGTTAAATCAGCTTCGGCTAAAGATATTAAAAGTTGGCCTAGTGATAAAGTTGGCAATCGTCCAGGAGAAAAACTATATAATGTTTTGCGAAATCCGGCAACTGTTTTTAGTGATGTTGGCGCTAATACACCGATTTTGCTAGTAACTAATCCTGATATTTTTTACTATGCAACTTTCTTTGCATACAACAGGTTAGATAAAGGTAATATTGCTAGTGGGTTTTACACCAAATTTTCTACAGTCATCTTTGATGAATTTCATCTTTATGACGCTAAACAGCTAGTGGGGATGTTATTTTACCTTGCTTATTCTCACATTTTTAAATTTTTCCAATATGGACGGAAAGTAGTATTATTGACAGCAACACCTGAACCAGCTTGTGAATTAGCATTAGAAAATTTACAAAATGCAGGTGTGAGAATAGCAAAAATTGATGGAGAAGCAAATAATGGTGAGCTTTTACCATCACAAACAGCAGTTAATTTAGAATTACGACCTAAACCAGACAATAAAGAAGAATGGTTAACAGAATTAGCAGCAGAAGTTGTTAAACGTTTTCAAGAAAAACCAAATGAAAATGGTGCAGTAATTCTTG contains:
- a CDS encoding CRISPR-associated protein Csc3, producing MSKRGRLLNRPPKSLEEIYFSEIRPQLYENHAHHHQYGVRKGTTLAEHLDSACQFILTVSRIAEVAEDKRPLLLAATAVHDLNKLEGSKGRNVKTLARDKDFLKEQLEKACVLSFVNTEDDLELVRKLIERHSGHSASDGARFLPEDPNIERWAAMLIAADLFDLGIPDELRSRKIETELTVAFGRKCNLFRVRLSEDKGYITSLLLGACEEVLHNYGFHPIAIFPDSELFEGANLPNVDLTKEIAAVWQSKIDQVFGNNIEKLVRPTKDGIKVTHQAIQQNIDEVLVNIQALLEKKKSGYKSDKIAKDVTKWGDNAGEDALKKAAELGLLPVSNAEEFAISEGLKATYLSYREAGLSPKEVWDKIAHHTGISDHQRLALEPFNGQYGRPLFAAKAAIHGLEGINEALKESFQLRNNSTETSEEIEVSEEMILAVNRMVNLPFATQLIGINELDAYVEANPRQRCSLGSTSSEIDELISANMPPGTKVQAFSNRLPGGISAEPKRQADSIAALAYQVMTVGAKFPKVSKQEPLYLHLALPKGSAPELLRIWREFIEELSHTNAEGGPVTVDQLQLYRDYKLEFKANKVVGVALPKRPDFIHTSVISALVWGDVNASLALLKSLRLGLEISLSLDIGFPFTLSSNMEVDLFDDVYGRVEGIPAALQPLLGNGQYKRFKNKKTQEDRNILSAEEILERLRCLGELAISVASIQKSDDCLYDLARACDRPIELYFVLLRWILREQDEPNFRLIWSRISTPLNTLMKSLMSDNTLLTQYLKESAKIASEAKLWGSSRDKRTSLVEPFAKFIAAVRSHKSYMDLDLMFAALVQQYHTRLDRIREHGVRKTKYEYLKQYYGILRKIYEEVYQQRPEKLLSDHKTLEAAYLFFFEEADAVLRSTSDNKSVETNTTV
- the cas7d gene encoding type I-D CRISPR-associated protein Cas7/Csc2; the encoded protein is MSIQKLSPVLATTYENFPKGRFITLIVLRTTHSETIFRTEGSGESMCNEFVQAGVNNDNIIQRLVMTKRKQVAPERRYGREHLRAHDLLFTNIKDNSICSLNTNAPCEMCVDCFLYGFAAGGGGAQKSRIWTEDAFSILSATDVVGDRTINAIYENGTMRDEKGNPSTALNTSEYIKPGVHFLDVVTLKDVTADELRYIVGNILFTSRYGAVSSRVGRMENQILGVFGSITELPSSLELVQATYDTLGEPLEHPLNIHRVIAATKQVITNWQNRRGVSVQLSDEELTNLITDVETHWSEAERDTFLKRLSQSYEPFRQVAPEKNKGKGKGKNKNTPVEVES
- the cas5d gene encoding type I-D CRISPR-associated protein Cas5/Csc1, which codes for MSTIPFSQAKLIELHCLEPVFFASRELSDTYYTEGLLGNYALTYALGWVNSPYRLQGQATGRPTYKEDFQAIASSCYILPASPIGRITFRFERFNALSDAYWYTMTNNRVATAREDLPLQRQGTKPSSFRASNFPQTGRLRMIERGNKFQTLVFGNQQLPDYIRLGKFASKVKVNVLKELPVTLLPEGEYKSQHYLNVADLPTQIEVFAFDLISIPPAPILKNLHFRGAAWQIGEMIVPAGLHYCGRENGNE